The Vicinamibacteria bacterium genomic sequence TCGAGCCTCTGCTCTTTCGAAGAGGGAATCCAGTCCCTTCCGCTCGCGCTCGCCTTCTCGCCAGGAATCTCGGTCTCGACCGGCGTCCGTGTCGATGCGCTCGCACGCCTCCCGGGAGGCCGGTATCGTCTTGCCATTAGGCAGATGGAGGACCCCATCGAGGCCGATGCCGTGATCCTCGCGTGCGAGGGGTTCCGCAACGCGCAGATTCTGAGCCAACTCGAACCCGGGATTGCCCGGCAGCTCGAGCTCATCGCCTACCCGCCCGTGGCGGTGGTCGCTCTCGGATACGGCTCCGAAGCGAGGCGGGTTATTCCTCGAGGCTTCGGCGTCCTCCTGCCTCGGGGGGCCGGCTACCGCGCCCTCGGCGCGACCTGGGACGGCTATCTATTCGACAAGAGAAACGCGGAGGAGCACCTGCTCATCCGTGTGTTGTTCGGAGGAAGCTTCGACCCCGAGATCGCCTCCCGCGGCCCCGACGAGCTCATGGAGACGGCGAAGCGGGAGATGGCAGTGCTTCTCGGCCTCGACGCCGAGCCCTTTTTTTCACGCGCGAAACTCTGGGAGCGAGCCATCCCCCAGTACGAGCTCGGACACCTCGAGAGCATCCGGCGCATCGAGGAGGCGCTCTCGGGACTGCCCGGGCTGTACCTCGCGGGGAACGCGCTCTACGGAACGGCGTTCGGAAAAGCCGCGGCGACGGGGGTCCGTTGCGGAAGAGCCGCGGTGGAGTGGCTCTTCGATACGAAGCACGGAGAAAGGAGGACCGACGGAGCAAATTGACGCAGCTCTACTCCTCGATAGGTGAAATTTCCTATCTTCCTATCTTCTGACCCGATGGCGGTCCCTAGTCGTCGACCTCGACTCCGTTGAGCTCACGAAAGTGCCCCGCGTTGTGCGTTGCGACTCGAGCGTCGACACGCGGTGCATCACCGTCGAAACAGCACTCGTATCCAAAACCAGCATCAAAACGGTGCCACACCGCGGTTTCGACGACTCGATTGGATCGACTCCAGCCATTTCGCGAGCGAATCTCGAAGCGCTTTCTCATCGGAGGGTGGGAGTCGATCGCTCGAATAAAAGTCCTCCGGCCACTGCTCGCGAGCCTCCGCGAGATAGGCTTCGCAGGCTTCGACAATGACTCGGTTTCGGCTTCGGCCCGACTCCCGCGCGATTTTGTCGAGTCGCTCGACGAGCTCGTCCGGCAGATGGACACTTGTGCTGGCCATAGTGACGACTCGAATAGAATATACCAAGATAGGGGTCTGCGGACCGGCGATACCAGGTGTGGGTCCTCGGTAAATACGTCGAGGATGACGTTGCTGTCGACGAGGATCGAGCTCAACGACTATTCTCGCGTGAGAGCCAGAATCTCGTCGGTACTCATGCGGACGGATCCCTTACCACGCATGCGGGCCAAGAGCCTCCTCCCTCGACGGGCTCCCTTTTTCGCCTTCCGCAGACGCACCACGTTCCCCGACACTTCGAACTCGACCTCGGTATCGGGAACGAGCCCGAGCTTCTCTCGGATCTCCTGAGGGATCGTCACCTGACCTTTGGATGTAATTCTCATTCTTACTCTTACCAAATACTCTACCTGGCGACCCACTGGAATCAAGGAGGCCTGATTCTGGAGATTAAGTGGAGGCATTCATGCTCAATGCCATGGCGGCACCCGTGAACGATTCGTCTTCGCGCTAAGGCTCGGACCCGCCGAAGCTTCCAGCGGAGGCGGGTCGGCCGCCACGGCTCGGGCCGCTTACGGCCGGCAACTTTGCAATGGGCCGTCCGGCGAAGAAAGCCACCGTCATAAGGTTAGAGTTCTCCGGTTTCGCCGCAAAACTAACCAGCAGGTGCTCTCCTCACCATCTTCCACCCCTTGGGGGACTGCGCCACGACCTCGATTGAACTCTGAGGCAAACTTTTCATCGTTCTTTCATCGTCTCCTCAAGATTCGAGGCGCCGCACCCGGTAGCCTGACCCCAACAAGGAGGCTAACGATGACGAAGCATTGGCTCGGTTGGCTCGGGATTCTCTCTATGAACTTCGTTGCCGGTCGAGCGGTCTACGCTCAAGCGGCGATCGAGGTGCCGATGAGCAAAGGTCCGGATGCGCGCGCTGCCTGCGTACCGGGCAATGCTGGAGAGTGGGTGTTCAAGATCGAGGAGATCGAGGGCAAAGTCACCAAAGTGGTCGTGAGCGTGTTCAAGAACGCGCACCCCACCGAGGTCGACGGAGAGCTTCGAATCTGCGCCGACCATCCAGACCCAAGACCTCAGGCGCTTTGTCCGGACATTCCCGAGAACACAGTAGGCGAAATCGTGGGTTCGCTCACTCTCACCAAGCCGCAAATAGGCAAGACGGCAGCCTTGCCGTTAGA encodes the following:
- a CDS encoding AbrB/MazE/SpoVT family DNA-binding domain-containing protein is translated as MRITSKGQVTIPQEIREKLGLVPDTEVEFEVSGNVVRLRKAKKGARRGRRLLARMRGKGSVRMSTDEILALTRE
- a CDS encoding ribbon-helix-helix domain-containing protein, whose product is MASTSVHLPDELVERLDKIARESGRSRNRVIVEACEAYLAEAREQWPEDFYSSDRLPPSDEKALRDSLAKWLESIQSSRRNRGVAPF
- the hemG gene encoding protoporphyrinogen oxidase, whose translation is MKRLVVVGGGISGTAAAFAARKSAEALRRPLEVRLLEREREIGGKARSHRESAWLFETGPIGYLTTEPIVDELVRDVGLEQKLLVASDAHKHRFVYSRGRVREVEAHPIGFATSGLLSLKGLLRAAGEPFIPAKADDSDESVWHFAARRLGPEFADRLIHPMVLGIFAGDAKRLSLEAAFPLMASLERDHGSLVRAQIARARLRRKGQLPPRRSSLCSFEEGIQSLPLALAFSPGISVSTGVRVDALARLPGGRYRLAIRQMEDPIEADAVILACEGFRNAQILSQLEPGIARQLELIAYPPVAVVALGYGSEARRVIPRGFGVLLPRGAGYRALGATWDGYLFDKRNAEEHLLIRVLFGGSFDPEIASRGPDELMETAKREMAVLLGLDAEPFFSRAKLWERAIPQYELGHLESIRRIEEALSGLPGLYLAGNALYGTAFGKAAATGVRCGRAAVEWLFDTKHGERRTDGAN